GCGGCGGGCCACCTTGCCGTCCACCCCGTCCAGCAGGAGGGCGACGGCGGTCAGGCCGACCAGCAGCGTGACCGGCGGGGAGCTCTCGAAGGAGTCCGCGACCAGCGCGGTCACCCCGCCGACCAGGGTGGCCCGGCCGAGCGTGACCCGGTTGGCGGGGCCGAAGGAGCTGAGCCGGGAGCGGTGCAGGGCGCGGGAGAGGACAGCCCAGGTGGCGAACGCGAAGACCAGTCCCGTCAGCCAGCCGGCCGGGCCCATGCCGATCGCGGAGCCGAGCAGGGCCAGCAGCAGGATCTGCACGCCCGCTCCCACAGCGGTCTCCTGCTGGAGCCTTGCGTCAAACGTGTTGTTCAGGGCCACCGCACATTCCTCCGGCCGAGTGACAGAGTCGATCACCGCCGCGTACTGTGCGCGGCCTGTGCACATCTCGGTACGTGAACCACTTCCCGATCGTTCAGGAGGATGCCGATGAACCGGTCGGCCCGCGCGTTCTGGCTCCGCTCGCCGGGACTGGGTGAGATCCGTGAGGTCGCCCTCACGGCGCCGGGCAAGGACGAGGTGCTGGTCCGCGCGCTGTACTCCGGAGTGAGCCGCGGCACGGAGACGCTGGTGTTCCGCGGCGGGGTGCCCGAGTCCCAACACGCCGTGATGCGGGCCCCGTTCCAGGAGGGCGACTTCCCCGGGCCGGTGAAGTACGGCTACCTGAACGTCGGCGTCGTCGAGGAAGGCCCCGCGCACCTCCTCGGCCGTACGGTGTTCTGCCTCTATCCGCACCAGAGCCGTTACGTCGTTCCGGTGAGCGCCGTCACCGTCGTACCCGAGCGGGTGCCCGCCCGGCGGGCCGTGCTGGCCGGGACCGTGGAGACCGCGGTGAACGCCCTCTGGGACGCCGCGCCCCTGGTCGGCGACCGGATCGCGGTCGTCGGCGGCGGCATGGTCGGCTGCTCGGTGGCCGCGCTGCTCGCCCGCTTCCCCGGCGTACGGCTCCAGCTCGTCGACGCCGACCCGGCGCGCGCGAAGACGGCGCGGGCGCTCGGCGTCGACTTCGCCGGCCCGGAGGACGCCCTCGGCGACTGCGACCTCGTCGTGCACGCCAGCGCCACCGAGGCGGGCCTGAACCGCTCCCTGGAACTCCTCGCCACCGAGGGCACGGTCGTGGAGATGAGCTGGTACGGCGACCGGCGCGTCAGCCTGCCGCTCGGCGAGGCCTTCCACTCCCGCCGGCTCACCGTGCGCGCCAGCCAGGTCGGCACCGTCTCCCCGGCCGCCCGCGCCGGCCGCGGCTACGCCGAACGGATGGCGCTCGCCCTCGACCTGCTCGCCGACCCGGCTCTGGACGCCCTGGTCACCGGCGAGAGCGCCTTCGAGGAACTGCCCGGCCTGATGCCGAAGCTGGCCTCCGGCGAGATCCCGGCCCTGTGCCACCGCATCAGCTACGGCCAGGACCCCCGACCCGCGACCTGACCTGCGCGGGGCGTAGTGCTTGAGCAGGAAAAAGAGTGAGGGGAGGCTGAACACGGGGAAGTCAGGAGCCGTACTACACGGCATCCCCCGGCAGGGAACCGCCGGGGACACCAGACGCGCCGCACCTGGAGGGTCGTCCGTTGTTCAGCATCACCGTCCGCGATCACATCATGATCGCCCACAGCTTCCGCGGCGAGGTGTTCGGACCCGCGCAGCGACTGCACGGCGCCACGTTCCTGGTGGACGCCACCTTCCGCCGTGAACAGCTGGACGAGGACAACATCGTCGTGGACATCGGTCTGGCCACGCGCGAACTCGGCGCCGTCACCGGCGAACTGAACTACCGCAACCTCGACGACGAACCCGAGTTCGCGGGGATCAACACCTCCACCGAGTTCCTCGCCAAGGTCATCGCCGACCGGCTCGCCGAACGCGTCCACAAGGGCGCGCTCGGCGAGGGCGCCAAGGGCCTGAAGTCCCTCTCGGTGACCCTGCACGAGTCGCACATCGCCTGGGCGAGTTACGAGCGTGGTCTGTGACCGAGACGACCGTGGCGAAGGCGCGGCTCACCTACGTGCCCGCGCAGCCCACCGCTTCCGAGAGGGCCGGGATCGTCCCCATGTCCCTGCGTACCGTGCACTTCGTCATGCCGGGCGGCGTCGACGACCCGGCCGCGCCGAGCGGCGGCAACGCCTACGACCGCCGGGTCTGCCTCGACCTGCCCGGCTTCGGCTGGCAGGCCGTGCGGCACGCGGTGCCCGGCAGCTGGCCGCGCCCCGCCCGCGCCGACCGCGACGTACTCGCCCGCACCCTGCGGGAACTGCCCGACGACACCGTCGTCCTGCTGGACGGCCTGGTCGCCTGCGGCGTCCCCGAAATCGTCGTCCCCGAGGCCGAACGCCTGCGCCTCGCGGTGCTGGTGCACCTGCCCCTCGGCGACGAGACCGGCCTCGACCCGCTCGTGGCCGCCGACCTCGACGCGCGCGAGCGTGCGGTGCTGCGCGCGGTGCCCGCCGTGATCGCCACCAGCGACTGGGCGGTCCGCCGCCTCGTCTCCCACCACGGCCTGGCGCCCGAACGGGTGCACGTCGCCGCCCCCGGCGCCGACATCGCGCCCCTCGCCCCCGGCACCGACGGCGTCTCCCGCCTGCTGTGCGTCGCCGCGGTCACTCCGCGCAAGGGCCAGCACCGGCTGGTGGAGGCGCTGGCCGCGGTCACCGACCTGCCGTGGACCTGCGACTGCGTCGGCGGCCTGACCGGCGACCCGGAGTACGTCGCCCACCTGCGCGGCCTGATCCGCGAACACGGCCTCCAGGACCGGCTGCGGCTGGTCGGGCCGCAGGCCGGCGCCGCACTCGACGCCAGCTACGCGACGGCCGACCTGATGGTCCTCACCTCGTACGCGGAGACGTACGGCATGGCCGTCACCGAGGCCCTGGCGCGCGGTGTGCCGGTGCTGGCCACCGACGTCGGCGGGGTGCCCGAGGCGGTCGGCCGCGCCCCCGACGGCGGCGTCCCCGGCATCCTCGTGCCGCCGGAGGACCCCGCCGCGTTCGCCGCCGAACTGCGCGGCTGGTTCGGCGAACCCGACGTGCGCCGCCGGCTGAAGGCCGCCGCGCGCGGGCGCCGCGCCGCCCTCGACGGCTGGGCGACGACCGCCCGCAGCCTGGCCGGGGTCCTCGGCCGGCTTCCGCAGGCCCAGGGGAGGGCGGCATGACCGAGACGACGACGGTGACCGGCGGGATCCCCGCCCAGCCGGGGCCCCGCGAGGGCGCGTATCCGCTGCCCGCCGGAAGCGAGGAGACACGGGTGGACGCCGGTGAGCGGACGGGCGAGCCGTCCGGTGCGGCCGCCGCAGGGCCGGACGGGCAGGGCACGCGGGGCGGGCAGGACGCGTACGGCGGTTCCCCGGGTGTGATCGCCGGTGCCGGGCCCGTCACCCGGCCCGGTGAGCGGGCCACGCTGCGGCTGCGGGAGGGCGCCGACGAGAACCACGGCGGGCACGGCGGGCACGGCGGACACGACGGGAACGACGGGAACGACGGGAACGACGACCGGGCCGGGGGACACGACGGCGGCGAGGAGCCGGCGCGGTACGCCCCGGAGTGGCTCCAACTACGCGAACCCGCCGACGCGGACGCCCGGGCGGCGGACCTGCTGGACCCCCTGCGGGACCGGCTCGCCGCCCTGCCCGACCGGGAGGGCGGCCTCGTGGTGCACGACCTGGGCTGCGGCACCGGCTCGATGGGCCGCTGGCTCGCGCCCCGCCTCGACGGCGCCCAGCACTGGGTCCTGCACGACCGCGACCCGTACCTGCTGCACTTCGCCGCCGTCGCCTCCCCGCGCTCCGCCGCCGACGGCAGCCGGGTCTCGGTCGAGACGCGCCGCGGCGACGTCGCCCGGCTCACCCCGGACGCGCTGACCGGGGCCTCCCTGGTGACGGCCTCCGCGCTGCTGGACGTCCTCACCCGCGAGGAGATCGAGGCCCTCGCCGCCGCGTGCGCCGGCGCCGGCTGCCCGGCCCTGCTCACGCTGTCCGTCGCCGGACGCGTCGAACTCGCCCCGGCCGACCCGCTGGACGCGGAGCTCACCGAGGCGTTCAACGCCCACCAGCGCCGTACCGGCCTGCTCGGTCCGGACGCGGTCACCGTCGCCTGCGAGGCGTTCGCCGAGCGGGGGATGACGGTACGGCTGCATCCCAGCCCGTGGCGGCTGGGCCCCGAGCACGCCGCGCTGACCGCGCAGTGGCTGCGCGGCTGGGTGGGCGCTGCCGTCGAACAGCGGCCCGAACTGCGCGAGCGCGCCGAGCGCTACCTCGCCGAACGCCTGGCCGCGTGCGAGGCCGGTGAGCTGGAGGCCGTCGTCCAGCACAGCGACCTGCTGGCGCTGCCCCGGCCGTCGGGAGGGGCCTCATGAGCGAGCCGGCCGGGGGAGGAGCGGGCACGGGCCGCCCGCACGAGGCGGCGACGGCGTTGGCGGAGGCGGCGACGGCGCTGCTGAAGCCGCTCGCGGGTGAGGCCGCGGGGGCCGGCGGCTCGTCGCCGGGCGGGTCCGGCGCTCCCGCGAGGGGCGAGCGCGGCGCATCCGGGCCGGCCGAGTCCAGCGCCTCGCTGCCCGCCCAGACCTCCACGGCCCGCACCGGCGCCCTCCTCGCGCGCCTCAACTCCCCGGCGTTTCGGACCCACTTCGGCACCGCGGCCGGGGTGGTCATCCTCGGCGTACTGCTGTGGCGGCTCGGTACCGGCGTGCTGCTCGACGGGCTGCGGCGGATCGACGCGACGACGCTGCTCGCGGCGACCGGCATCGGCGTGGCCACCACCGTGTGCAGCGCGTGGCGCTGGCAGTTGGTGGCCCGGGGCCTCGGCATCCGGCTGCCGCTGGGCGCCGCGGTGGCCGACTACTACCGGGCGCTGTTCCTCAACGCGGCGCTGCCCGGGGGTGTGCTCGGCGACGTGCACCGGGCGGTGCGGCACGGGCAG
Above is a genomic segment from Streptomyces collinus Tu 365 containing:
- a CDS encoding zinc-dependent alcohol dehydrogenase, whose translation is MNRSARAFWLRSPGLGEIREVALTAPGKDEVLVRALYSGVSRGTETLVFRGGVPESQHAVMRAPFQEGDFPGPVKYGYLNVGVVEEGPAHLLGRTVFCLYPHQSRYVVPVSAVTVVPERVPARRAVLAGTVETAVNALWDAAPLVGDRIAVVGGGMVGCSVAALLARFPGVRLQLVDADPARAKTARALGVDFAGPEDALGDCDLVVHASATEAGLNRSLELLATEGTVVEMSWYGDRRVSLPLGEAFHSRRLTVRASQVGTVSPAARAGRGYAERMALALDLLADPALDALVTGESAFEELPGLMPKLASGEIPALCHRISYGQDPRPAT
- a CDS encoding 6-pyruvoyl trahydropterin synthase family protein, with amino-acid sequence MFSITVRDHIMIAHSFRGEVFGPAQRLHGATFLVDATFRREQLDEDNIVVDIGLATRELGAVTGELNYRNLDDEPEFAGINTSTEFLAKVIADRLAERVHKGALGEGAKGLKSLSVTLHESHIAWASYERGL
- a CDS encoding methyltransferase domain-containing protein, translated to MTETTTVTGGIPAQPGPREGAYPLPAGSEETRVDAGERTGEPSGAAAAGPDGQGTRGGQDAYGGSPGVIAGAGPVTRPGERATLRLREGADENHGGHGGHGGHDGNDGNDGNDDRAGGHDGGEEPARYAPEWLQLREPADADARAADLLDPLRDRLAALPDREGGLVVHDLGCGTGSMGRWLAPRLDGAQHWVLHDRDPYLLHFAAVASPRSAADGSRVSVETRRGDVARLTPDALTGASLVTASALLDVLTREEIEALAAACAGAGCPALLTLSVAGRVELAPADPLDAELTEAFNAHQRRTGLLGPDAVTVACEAFAERGMTVRLHPSPWRLGPEHAALTAQWLRGWVGAAVEQRPELRERAERYLAERLAACEAGELEAVVQHSDLLALPRPSGGAS
- a CDS encoding glycosyltransferase family 4 protein encodes the protein MTETTVAKARLTYVPAQPTASERAGIVPMSLRTVHFVMPGGVDDPAAPSGGNAYDRRVCLDLPGFGWQAVRHAVPGSWPRPARADRDVLARTLRELPDDTVVLLDGLVACGVPEIVVPEAERLRLAVLVHLPLGDETGLDPLVAADLDARERAVLRAVPAVIATSDWAVRRLVSHHGLAPERVHVAAPGADIAPLAPGTDGVSRLLCVAAVTPRKGQHRLVEALAAVTDLPWTCDCVGGLTGDPEYVAHLRGLIREHGLQDRLRLVGPQAGAALDASYATADLMVLTSYAETYGMAVTEALARGVPVLATDVGGVPEAVGRAPDGGVPGILVPPEDPAAFAAELRGWFGEPDVRRRLKAAARGRRAALDGWATTARSLAGVLGRLPQAQGRAA